TGCTTCTATTACAAAGTAATCTATCTTTTTTTATTTCCTCTAACGTTACACTTGATAATTTAGTCTTTTTAAAGTAAATTTGAACAGTCTTCAGAATATCTTTTCCTAAAAAAGGAGTGTTACTAAATGAAACGATTATACACTTTTTTTACCAATGATTTATTATTTTCACTTTCGCTTCTTATTGCTCTCATCAGTTGCGCATTTGGTCGATTCTCTATAGACTCAATTGATTTTAAAGTTGTTTTTTGTTTATTAGGTTTGATGCTTTTGGTAAAAAATTTTGAGAACCTAGGGAGTCTAACCTATTTTGCTGACAAGATGATCGATTACTCTGCTAACACTCGCAGTCTGATTCGAAATATTGTGATCTTATCCTTTGTTAGTTCTATGATTTTGACGAATGATGTCGCAATCCTTTCGTTAATGCCGATTTACTTAACAATCATCAAAAAATTCCCTGAAATGGAAAATAAGATTTTGGGAGCTGTCTTACTGATTGTTGCAGCAAATTTAGGGAGTAGTTTTTTCCCGTTTGGTAATCCACAAAATCTCTTTTTATTTTCTTATTATTCCCTCTCCACGTTGTCTTTTTTTAAGTGGTCTATAGTGCTACTTTTTTCTTCAATTTTATTTTTATTGATTTCTTTTTTGTTTATAAAGAAAAGTGTGATTCCCACACAACATACCTCAGTTCCAACGGTCAACAAAAATAAAACAGTTTTCTCAAGTATGGTTGGAGGCCTCATTCTTTTAGGCATTTTCAATGTCCTTCCATATTATATTGTCATTCCAATTGCTGTGATAATTCTCACTGTATATGATAAACGTTTGCTAATACAACTTGACTATAAACTGTTGGGGACATTCATTTTTTTCTTTATTGCCGTTGGAAATTTTGCACAAGTAGAATTACTTTCCTCATTTATAAAGGTACAATTTACGACAAGTACACGGACCTTTTTTGGTAGTATTCTAATCAGTCAGATTATCAGTAATGTTCCTGCAGCCATTTTGATTGCGCCATTTACAGATCAATCTCAAGCACTTTTTTGGGGTGTGAATGTTGGTGGTTTGGGAACCATTATTTCTTCTTTAGCAAATCTGATCGGATTCAAATTGTATAAAGAGTATTATCCTACCCAGTCAAAAACATTTCTTTGGCAGTTCACTGCTGTGAATCTAGTATTTTTACTTTTCTTTCTCTTATTTTTTGCTTTTATACTATAAAAAAATTCGACACACAACGGTCAATCGCTTTGTGTCGAATTTTTTGTTTTAGTGATTAATTTGCAATTGCTTCAAGTCTAGCCTTTACATCTTGTTCTGACAGTTCATTTCTCATTACATAACGATTTGCCGGATGATGACGACACTCATCTGAACAGCTGCCAAGGTATTTTGCTTCATTTTCTTCTGAGGCTAAAATTTGTTTATTACAGAATGGATTAGCGCAATTAATATAACGTTCGCAAGGTGTCCCGTCAAACCAGTCTTTACCGATAATTTTTTTATCGACATGGTTGATTTCAACACTGATTCGTTCATCAAAAACATACATTTTTCCATCCCATAACTCGCCTTGTGTTTCTGGATCTTTTCCATAAACAGCAATACCACCATGTAGCTGAGCAACATCTTCAAAGCCTTCTTTGATCAACCATCCAGAAAATTTCTCACAGCGAATTCCACCAGTACAGTAAGTTACCACTTTTTTATCCATAAATTGTTCTTTATTGTCTCTGATCCATTGTGGTAATTCTCTAAAGTTACGAATATCAGGACGAACAGCTCCTCTAAAGTGACCTAGATCATATTCATAATCATTTCTAGCGTCGATCACTACTGTATTTTCATCTAGAAGTGCTTCTTTAAATTCAATAGGTTCCAAATATTTTCCGGTTAACTCTAACGGATTCACATCTTCTTCTAGGCTTAAAGAGACCAGTTCTTTTCTAGGACGGACAAACATTTTATGAAAGGCATTTTCTGGTACCTCATCGATTTTGAAATACGTATCCTTGAAACGCTCATCTGCTAACATTGCTTCCATATAAGCATCTGTATCAGCAATCGTACCTGAAAGTGTACCATTGATCCCTTCAGTCGCTACTAAAATTCTACCTTTTAAGTTCAACGATTTACAAAAAGCTAAATGCTCCTTTGCAAATTCCTCCGGGTTTTCGATCGTCGTATATTTGTAATACAGTAATACGCGGTAATCCATTTTATCTTACTCCTTTTTCTAGAAACTGCTTAGCTATCTCCAAAATAACTGTACAATTCCGATTTTCTATTCATACGTATTCAGTATATAAAAAAAGAAATACAAAAAGCGAGGTATTTGCTTGTGGAATAGTGAACATAAAACGAAAGGCGAAATGAACCGTTTAGCACACACTAAAAAATAGAAAAACTACCTACACTTAAAAAAAAATGTGGGTAGTTCATTTAAATTAACTCTTTATTGACCAGATACTGCAAAATAATTTTCATCATTATCTGCAAAGTTGAAGACTAAACCAGTTGGTAATTGTACTAATTCACCGACACGCACGTCAGCATCTTTCATTTTTTTATATAGCTCCACTACATCTTCTGCAAAAAACATCAGTGATGGTGTATTTCCTGCAACTTCTGGTGAATGTTTTTGGATAAATGCTAAGTCATATAACACAATCATTGTTTCCGCAGTTTCACTTGGTGCAATCTCTACTACTAGGGTACCGTCCACTGCATCTCTTTCTTTTTCTACAAAGCCAATTTTTTGCCAGAATTGGCTTGATTTTTCTACATTTGTGACGTATAGCATGATTTTAATTTGATTTGTAAACATGGTTTTAGCTCCTCATCATTGTTTTTTCTCATTTTAAACTAAATGCTTTTTCATTATATACTTTTTATCATAGCTTATGGTAAGCTTTATGAAAATAAATTTGCTTCAAAAAGGAGAAAAAATGAACTTAACTGTTTTGGTAGATAATAATGTCTATATCGATCACTATTACTTAGGAGAACCCGCTTTATCTTTTTATCTAGAAGATGGTGACGAAAAAATTCTCTTTGACACAGGTTACAGTGACGTTTTTATAAAAAATGCAGACTTGCTTTCTATTGACCTGAGCAAAGTTTCAAAGTTAGCATTATCTCATGGTCACAATGATCACACTGGTGGTTTGAAATTAATTTCTAGCATTTTTACAAAAGAGAAACCACAAATCATAGCCCATCCACTCACTTTTTTTCCTAAAAAAGAAGAAGAATTGGTTATCGGTTCAGCTGTGACTAAAGAAGAACTAAAAGAAAACTATGAGTTGGTGCTTACAAAAGATCCAGTTAAACTTTCACCTAATATTACTTTTTTAGGCGAAATACCTCAACTAGTAGATTTCGAGCCACGTAAACAAGTAGGTGAAACAAAATTATCTGATCATTTTACACCTGATTATGTGCTAGACGACTCTGCCTTGATCTATGAAGGTCATGATGGTCTTTATATTATCACTGGTTGTTCTCACAGTGGTATTAGTAATATTTGTGAGTACGCCAAGCAAGTCACCGGTATCCAGACGATTAAGAGTATTATTGGCGGGTTCCACTTATTTGATGAAGATCAACAGTTAGACAAAACGATTGAATATTTTGAAAAAAATCAAATTACTACGCTCTATCCTTGTCATTGTGTTTCCTTTCAAGCCAAAGCTAAACTTCATTATCATATACCAATCGAAGAAGTTGGCGTTGGTCTGCAGCTTGAATGGCATTAAAAAAAAGTAAGATCGTTTAAACGATCTTACTTTTTTTATTATAACTCTCTTGGGGAAGAAGAAGCGGATCACATCTTAAACATTTTCTTCAATCACTAAGTTACGATCATTTAATACGTCACGATCTAATTCGTTGATTCGAGAACTTGTCACGATACCAGCTACCATACTGTCACTAACGTTAACAGCAGTTCTTGCCATATCAATCAATGGCTCTACAGAAATAACTAAACCAACGATTGCGACCGGTAAATTCATAGCACCTAAAACGATCAATGAAGCAAATGTTGCTCCACCGCCGACACCAGCTACACCAAATGAGCTGATTGTGACGATTGCAACTAACATTAAAATAAATTCTAAACTAAAGACATTGATTCCCACAGTTGGTGCAACGATCGTCGCCAACATTGCAGGATAAACACCAGCACAACCATTTTGACCAATGGATAAGCCAAAACTTGCAGCAAAGTTCGCTGTTGCATCATCAACACCTAGAGCCTTTGTTTGTGTTTCAATATTTAAAGGTAATGCTCCAGCACTTGATCTTGATGTAAAAGCAAAACTCAATACTGGGAATGATTTTTTCAAATAATTCACCGGGTTTACTTTTACTGCCACTAAAATCAATAGATGAACAAGCATTACAATAATCAACGCAGTATAGGAAGCTAACACAAATTTTCCTAAGTTAAGAATCGCATCAAAATCACTAGTTGCAACAACGTTGGTCATCAACGCTAAAACCCCATAAGGTGTTAAACGTAAAACCAAGGTTACGATACGCATTGTGATCTTATAAAGACTGTCGATCAAATTAGCAAAAAATTCTGCTTCTTTCGGTGCTTTTCTTTTTACGCCTAGATATGCCACACCGACAAAAGCTGCGAAAATCACCACACCAATTGTACTTGTTGGACGCGTCCCTGCAAAATCTGCAAACACATTTCTAGGAATAAAAGCTAAAATTTGTTGTGGAATCGATAGATTTTCAACGGTTTCCTGTCTCGTTGCAAGTTCTGCAATTCGTGCCGTTTCTGCCGTTCCTTGAGTAAATTGCGCACCTTGTAGTCCAAATAATAATGTTGTTCCGATTCCAATCAACGCAGCCACAGCGGTTGTACCTAGCAATGTTGCCAATACATTGAAGCTGATTTTTCCTAGTTGTTTGGATTCTTTCATCTTAGTAAAAGCTCCTACGATAGAAACAAAAACTAAGGGGATTACGAGCATTTGTAAAAATGCTACATAACCATTACCTACAATACCGATCCATTCCATTGCTTGCGTAGTAACTTTGTCTTGGGTACCGAATGCGAATTGAATAATTGCACCTAATACAATACCGACACCTAATGCAGCAAAAACACGTGTAGAGAACTTATAGTGTTTTGTTTGCATACGATAAAAAACGTATAACACTGCAAGAAAAGCAAGGACCACTAAAACAGTGATGAGTGTTGTCATTTTTTTCCCTCCTAAATTTATAAGCGTAGCAAATAGATTAATCCTGTAGAAAATTAGGAAATTGGCAATGAAACAATCTATGTTTCATTGATAATCTATCTATTTTCCTAAGAATTGATTTGCGCAGCTAGATGTATTAAAAGCTGAACGGGCTCGCCTAGTATCAACTGGAAAAATAGGACTGGGGTGTTTTTTGCCACATCCATATTTTATCGTTTTCCGAGGTAGTAGCTCATAAAGCTAGATAATACAAATGACAAGTACATCAAAGGAAGTAAAGGTTCCCGGGGATCATTCTTCAACAAGCCCCCTAAAAATAAAAGTAATTCATTTTCAGTGATATGTCTATTGTACCTGATTTAATAGGTCATGGGGTATTATTTTGTCTCTAATATGATAGCAAAAAGAGTTTGTGATAGTTTTTAACTATCACAAACTCTTCGATTTTACTTTATTTAAGTTACTGTTCTGGTGCAGATTGAAAGTTCAATTGAATCCCTGGTTTATCCAATGCAATTTCAGTCACTTCATACGCCATACGTTGAACAATGCTGAATAATGGACTAACTAATTCATCGACTTCTTCTTGTGAGATATCTTCTTGGTTTTCAATCTTATGATTGATCACATGATTGATTTGACTAACTGAACCTGATAAAACATACTCTTCAAAAAATAGACGAAACTCTAAACGAGCTGCGATAATTGAATTTTCTTTTGGATAATTTTCATCAGTTGATTCGATTGGTGAAAAACCAACTCTAAGATCTGTTTCGACTTCTTCCATATCTTGGGTACGCATATCATAATGAAAAGCCTCTACGACTTCTTGTTGACGTTTTATTTCCATGCATTAAAATCTCCTTTTTTATGTTCAATAACTATTCGTTCACTCTATAATGAATATAGTTTATCTATGTTTTTATTATACCATATATCTTTTTATAACAAATAGTTATACTCATTTTTTCTAATCTAATTTTTAAATGAATGGATTGGTGCAGGGATTCTGCCACCACGGATAATAAAGTCTGTTGAAGCATAATCATTAACTTTCATAACGGGTGCTCTTCCTAGCAAACCACCAAACTCGACCATATCACCAACTTTTGTTCCTTCAGCTGGAATGATACGAACAGCTGTTGTTTTGTGATTGATCACACCGATTGCTGCTTCGTCTGCAATCATTGCGGCAATCGTCTCTGCTGATGTTTCACCAGGAATAGCGATCATATCTAAACCAACGGAACAAATTGCCGTCATTGCTTCTAATTTTTCTAAATTCAGTGCACCATTATTGACTGCATCGATCATTCCTGCATCTTCTGAAACAGGGATAAACGCACCTGATAATCCTCCAACATGGTTACATGCCATCACGCCTCCTTTTTTTACTGCATCATTCAATAAAGCTAGTGCAGCAGTCGTTCCATGCGTCCCAACACTTTCTAAACCCATCTCCTCTAAAATATAAGCCACACTATCACCCACAGCCGGCGTTGGAGCTAACGATAGATCCACAATGCCAAAGGGAACATTCAAACGTTCTGACGCAATTTTCCCAACTAGTTGACCCATTCTAGTAATTTTAAATGCCGTTTGTTTGACAACTTCTGCGACTACATCAAAAGGTTCTCCTTTGACCTTCTCTAACGCACGTTTGACAACGCCAGGTCCACTGACACCAACATTGATTACGCAATCAGCTTCTCCCACACCATGAAAAGCACCCGCCATAAAGGGATTATCTTCCACCGCATTTGCAAATACGACTAATTTAGCACAGCCCATATCAGATTGGGCCGCCGTTTCTTTGATGACATACCCCATATGACGAACAGCATCCATATTGATTCCAGCTCTTGTTGAGCCGATATTTACAGAAGAACAAACAAAATCAGTTTCAGCTAAAGCTTGCGGAATAGAATTGATCAAAATCTCATCTCCGTGTTGATACCCTTTTTCAACTAAAGCACTAAATCCGCCGATAAAATTAACCCCAACCGCTCGAGCCGCTTTGTCTAAAACCTTCGCATATTTAACATAATTTGAATCCGAACTAGCTGCCGCTACAATTCCAATCGGCGTTACAGAAATCCGCTTGTTGATGATCGGAATCCCATACTCAGATTCGATCTCTTCTCCAACTTTGACTAGATTCTTCGCTAAACGCGTTATTTTGTCATAAATTTTTTGACAAGCTCGATCACTGTCACTATCAATACAATCTAACAATGAAATCCCCATTGTAATGGTTCTAATATCTAAATTTTCTTCTTCAATCATACGGATCGTTTCTAGAATTTGATTCGTCTCCAAAAAAATTCCTCCTAATTTTAAAAGCTGAATGAGCTCGGTCAGCACCGACTGAAAAACAGAAAAAATCGATTGAGATGGTTCTCGTCTCACTCTATCTTTATCTTTTTTCCGAGGTGCTAGCTCATGAAGCTAGATAGTTTTAAAAGCTTAGCGGGCTCATTCAACCTCGACTGGAAAATAGGAAATTATGACTGAGATGCTTTTTGCCTCATTCATAATTTATCTTTTTCCCGAGAGGTTAGTCCGTGAAGCTAGATAGTTTTAAAAGCTTAGCGGGCTCGTCCAACTTTGACAGGAAAATAGGAAAAATCGATTAAGACATTTCTTATCCCACTCTATTTTTACTTTTTTTCCGAGATACAAACCCGCGGAACTGATAATTATTATAGTTTATGCATAACATTAAAAATCTCTTCGTTTTGAATACTAATGGTCACACCTAATTTTTCACCTAGAGTGTTCAGCTCAGAACGAATTTCTTCAAAATTATTTTTGTCTTTAGAGATTTCTAACACCATCATCATTGTAAAATAGCTGTCCATGATTGTTTGCGAAACATCCAAGATGTTCATATCAAGCTCAGCCAATTTATGACTAACACCAGCTATGATTCCAACCTTGTCTTTACCAATTACTGTTAATACTGCACGCATATAAATTCCTCCTAATTTTAAAAGCTGAATGAGCTTGGTTAGCACCGACTGAAAAATAGGAAAAATTGATTGAGGCGTTTTTGTCTCACTCGATTTTTATCTTTTTTCCGAGGTGCTAGCTCATGAAGCTAGATAACATATAGTGACAACGTTCCGCTTCATTTCACCCAGTACTTTTCAACATCAGTTCACTGTGTTTCAAAGCAAAATGAGTTTTTTTCATTATATCATAATTTGT
The DNA window shown above is from Enterococcus sp. 12C11_DIV0727 and carries:
- a CDS encoding SLC13 family permease, giving the protein MKRLYTFFTNDLLFSLSLLIALISCAFGRFSIDSIDFKVVFCLLGLMLLVKNFENLGSLTYFADKMIDYSANTRSLIRNIVILSFVSSMILTNDVAILSLMPIYLTIIKKFPEMENKILGAVLLIVAANLGSSFFPFGNPQNLFLFSYYSLSTLSFFKWSIVLLFSSILFLLISFLFIKKSVIPTQHTSVPTVNKNKTVFSSMVGGLILLGIFNVLPYYIVIPIAVIILTVYDKRLLIQLDYKLLGTFIFFFIAVGNFAQVELLSSFIKVQFTTSTRTFFGSILISQIISNVPAAILIAPFTDQSQALFWGVNVGGLGTIISSLANLIGFKLYKEYYPTQSKTFLWQFTAVNLVFLLFFLLFFAFIL
- a CDS encoding rhodanese-related sulfurtransferase, coding for MDYRVLLYYKYTTIENPEEFAKEHLAFCKSLNLKGRILVATEGINGTLSGTIADTDAYMEAMLADERFKDTYFKIDEVPENAFHKMFVRPRKELVSLSLEEDVNPLELTGKYLEPIEFKEALLDENTVVIDARNDYEYDLGHFRGAVRPDIRNFRELPQWIRDNKEQFMDKKVVTYCTGGIRCEKFSGWLIKEGFEDVAQLHGGIAVYGKDPETQGELWDGKMYVFDERISVEINHVDKKIIGKDWFDGTPCERYINCANPFCNKQILASEENEAKYLGSCSDECRHHPANRYVMRNELSEQDVKARLEAIAN
- a CDS encoding VOC family protein, producing the protein MFTNQIKIMLYVTNVEKSSQFWQKIGFVEKERDAVDGTLVVEIAPSETAETMIVLYDLAFIQKHSPEVAGNTPSLMFFAEDVVELYKKMKDADVRVGELVQLPTGLVFNFADNDENYFAVSGQ
- a CDS encoding MBL fold metallo-hydrolase; this encodes MNLTVLVDNNVYIDHYYLGEPALSFYLEDGDEKILFDTGYSDVFIKNADLLSIDLSKVSKLALSHGHNDHTGGLKLISSIFTKEKPQIIAHPLTFFPKKEEELVIGSAVTKEELKENYELVLTKDPVKLSPNITFLGEIPQLVDFEPRKQVGETKLSDHFTPDYVLDDSALIYEGHDGLYIITGCSHSGISNICEYAKQVTGIQTIKSIIGGFHLFDEDQQLDKTIEYFEKNQITTLYPCHCVSFQAKAKLHYHIPIEEVGVGLQLEWH
- a CDS encoding L-cystine transporter; translated protein: MTTLITVLVVLAFLAVLYVFYRMQTKHYKFSTRVFAALGVGIVLGAIIQFAFGTQDKVTTQAMEWIGIVGNGYVAFLQMLVIPLVFVSIVGAFTKMKESKQLGKISFNVLATLLGTTAVAALIGIGTTLLFGLQGAQFTQGTAETARIAELATRQETVENLSIPQQILAFIPRNVFADFAGTRPTSTIGVVIFAAFVGVAYLGVKRKAPKEAEFFANLIDSLYKITMRIVTLVLRLTPYGVLALMTNVVATSDFDAILNLGKFVLASYTALIIVMLVHLLILVAVKVNPVNYLKKSFPVLSFAFTSRSSAGALPLNIETQTKALGVDDATANFAASFGLSIGQNGCAGVYPAMLATIVAPTVGINVFSLEFILMLVAIVTISSFGVAGVGGGATFASLIVLGAMNLPVAIVGLVISVEPLIDMARTAVNVSDSMVAGIVTSSRINELDRDVLNDRNLVIEENV
- a CDS encoding DUF1149 family protein gives rise to the protein MEIKRQQEVVEAFHYDMRTQDMEEVETDLRVGFSPIESTDENYPKENSIIAARLEFRLFFEEYVLSGSVSQINHVINHKIENQEDISQEEVDELVSPLFSIVQRMAYEVTEIALDKPGIQLNFQSAPEQ
- a CDS encoding PFL family protein, yielding METNQILETIRMIEEENLDIRTITMGISLLDCIDSDSDRACQKIYDKITRLAKNLVKVGEEIESEYGIPIINKRISVTPIGIVAAASSDSNYVKYAKVLDKAARAVGVNFIGGFSALVEKGYQHGDEILINSIPQALAETDFVCSSVNIGSTRAGINMDAVRHMGYVIKETAAQSDMGCAKLVVFANAVEDNPFMAGAFHGVGEADCVINVGVSGPGVVKRALEKVKGEPFDVVAEVVKQTAFKITRMGQLVGKIASERLNVPFGIVDLSLAPTPAVGDSVAYILEEMGLESVGTHGTTAALALLNDAVKKGGVMACNHVGGLSGAFIPVSEDAGMIDAVNNGALNLEKLEAMTAICSVGLDMIAIPGETSAETIAAMIADEAAIGVINHKTTAVRIIPAEGTKVGDMVEFGGLLGRAPVMKVNDYASTDFIIRGGRIPAPIHSFKN
- a CDS encoding ACT domain-containing protein, yielding MRAVLTVIGKDKVGIIAGVSHKLAELDMNILDVSQTIMDSYFTMMMVLEISKDKNNFEEIRSELNTLGEKLGVTISIQNEEIFNVMHKL